In bacterium, one genomic interval encodes:
- the rplV gene encoding 50S ribosomal protein L22, whose translation MRATLKTYRQSPRKVRLVADTIRGKRVSEALTVLSFLEKRAAAPIRKLLESAVANARQNFGADPDGLAVREITVNKGAVLKRSMPRARGRATPIRKRTSHISITLGE comes from the coding sequence ATGAGAGCCACCCTCAAAACCTATCGTCAGTCGCCGCGTAAAGTGCGACTTGTTGCTGATACAATCCGAGGCAAGCGGGTCAGCGAGGCGCTCACCGTGCTCTCGTTTCTTGAGAAGCGCGCGGCGGCGCCGATCAGAAAATTGCTTGAGTCCGCGGTTGCGAATGCGCGGCAGAATTTCGGCGCTGATCCCGACGGGCTTGCCGTCCGCGAGATCACCGTGAACAAGGGCGCGGTTCTCAAACGCTCGATGCCTCGCGCGCGCGGCAGGGCGACGCCGATTCGTAAGAGAACCTCGCATATAAGTATTACTTTGGGCGAATGA
- the rpsC gene encoding 30S ribosomal protein S3, which yields MSHTVHPYAHRLGIIRDWKSRWWALGEQYKTRLRGDVLLREYLEKRLRGLYVSTIEMERGAHMLRIIVKTTRPGLLIGRSGEGATRLRGDIVNFLKKRRGLLESAGDIKLDIEEVRSPESNAKIVGYMVVDGLEKRMPFRRVLKQIVEKVMANRDVLGVRIKLSGRLGGADMARQEDVRKGRIPLQTFRSDIDFARLRATIPQGDIGVKVWIYKGEVFQK from the coding sequence ATGTCTCACACCGTCCACCCCTACGCCCACCGCCTCGGCATCATTCGCGACTGGAAGTCGCGCTGGTGGGCGTTGGGTGAACAATACAAAACGCGTCTCCGGGGCGACGTGTTGCTTCGCGAGTATCTTGAGAAGCGCCTGCGCGGGCTCTATGTGAGTACGATTGAGATGGAGCGCGGCGCGCACATGCTCCGCATCATCGTGAAAACGACGCGCCCGGGGCTCCTCATCGGCCGCAGTGGCGAGGGCGCGACGCGCCTTCGCGGCGACATCGTGAATTTCCTCAAGAAGCGCCGCGGTCTCCTTGAGAGCGCGGGAGACATCAAACTCGACATTGAGGAGGTGCGCTCGCCGGAGTCGAACGCGAAAATCGTCGGCTACATGGTTGTGGACGGCCTCGAGAAGCGCATGCCGTTTCGCCGTGTGCTCAAACAAATCGTGGAGAAAGTGATGGCGAATCGGGATGTACTTGGCGTGCGCATAAAGCTCTCCGGCAGGCTCGGGGGTGCCGATATGGCACGGCAGGAGGACGTGCGTAAGGGTAGGATTCCGCTTCAGACGTTTCGCTCAGACATAGATTTCGCTCGGCTTCGAGCTACGATTCCGCAGGGCGATATCGGTGTGAAGGTGTGGATCTATAAAGGAGAGGTGTTTCAGAAGTAA
- the rpsH gene encoding 30S ribosomal protein S8 codes for MDPIADMLIRFKNAGSARKPSVFVPYSKMKFSIATLLAREGFLGGVTRRTRRGKKMLECMLRSGEGNSGIRGVRRLSKLSRRVYLGADGIRRVRQGFGRLVLSTPKGIMTGEEARKEHVGGEALFTIW; via the coding sequence ATGGATCCTATCGCCGACATGTTGATACGTTTCAAAAACGCGGGGAGCGCGCGGAAGCCCTCGGTTTTTGTGCCGTATTCAAAGATGAAGTTCTCGATCGCGACGCTCCTTGCGCGCGAGGGTTTTCTTGGCGGCGTGACGCGTCGCACGCGCCGCGGCAAAAAAATGCTCGAGTGCATGCTGCGCTCTGGGGAGGGAAACTCCGGGATCCGCGGCGTGCGACGCCTCTCGAAGCTCTCGCGGCGAGTCTACCTCGGCGCTGACGGCATTCGCCGCGTGCGGCAGGGTTTCGGGCGGCTAGTACTCTCGACCCCAAAAGGCATCATGACCGGCGAGGAAGCGCGGAAAGAGCATGTGGGAGGGGAGGCGCTGTTCACCATTTGGTAA
- a CDS encoding 30S ribosomal protein S5, whose translation MPDQRPQGQRGGARGARPPRGQGGARPERARPQRGGRAGGPRGGAERRPRRGGPETSDRSRQYKPEFDQKILDIRRVARVVSGGRRFSFSVTIVVGNRAGSVGVGLGKAGDTPLAIEKATRDARRNLIVIPLTESKSIPHDTAAKYGASIVEFTPVRGRGLVAGSSVRSVLELAGITDVSAKIHSRSKNKLNNARAAVKALEQFVSHSTKIKA comes from the coding sequence ATGCCAGATCAAAGACCACAAGGACAAAGAGGAGGAGCGCGCGGGGCGAGACCGCCACGCGGGCAAGGAGGCGCTCGTCCTGAGCGCGCGCGCCCTCAGCGCGGCGGGCGCGCTGGTGGCCCGCGCGGCGGCGCAGAGCGCCGCCCGCGCCGCGGCGGGCCCGAAACATCAGACCGTTCACGTCAGTACAAGCCGGAGTTCGATCAAAAGATTCTCGACATCCGCCGTGTCGCGCGCGTTGTTTCCGGTGGGCGCCGATTTTCTTTCAGCGTGACGATTGTCGTCGGGAATCGCGCCGGCTCGGTCGGCGTCGGCCTCGGCAAGGCTGGGGACACGCCGCTTGCGATCGAGAAGGCAACGCGCGATGCCCGTAGAAATCTTATCGTCATCCCGCTCACCGAGAGCAAGTCGATCCCTCACGACACCGCAGCGAAGTATGGCGCGAGCATTGTGGAGTTCACGCCCGTCCGCGGACGCGGCCTCGTCGCGGGGAGCTCGGTGAGGAGCGTGCTTGAGCTCGCGGGCATCACCGACGTGTCCGCGAAAATTCATTCACGGAGTAAAAATAAGTTGAACAATGCGCGGGCGGCGGTGAAGGCGCTTGAGCAGTTTGTGTCGCATTCGACAAAAATCAAGGCATAA
- a CDS encoding PrsW family glutamic-type intramembrane protease, translating into MHLTTILYAALGGFLPALFWLWFWRHEDRKRPEPRGMIALAFVAGMLAVPLVIPLERWVWSIYGASSTTIILWAVIEELAKYALAAVLVLRSRYVDEPIDALIYLMTTALGFAALENAFFLIGPLTEDGFLAGLVTGNLRFIGATLLHTLSSAAIGGALALSFHRHRSVRHHYLLVGVLAAVILHALFNLLIITSNGSALFSVFASVWAGMVGLIILFEKIKRRG; encoded by the coding sequence ATGCACCTAACAACCATTCTGTACGCCGCCCTCGGCGGTTTCCTCCCTGCCCTCTTTTGGCTTTGGTTCTGGCGCCATGAAGATCGCAAGCGCCCGGAGCCGCGCGGGATGATTGCGCTCGCGTTCGTCGCGGGGATGCTCGCGGTGCCGCTCGTGATCCCCCTGGAGCGCTGGGTGTGGAGCATCTACGGCGCGTCGAGCACTACTATCATACTTTGGGCCGTCATAGAAGAACTCGCAAAATACGCTCTAGCGGCAGTGCTCGTCCTCCGGAGTCGCTACGTTGATGAGCCGATAGATGCGCTGATCTACCTTATGACGACCGCGCTCGGGTTTGCGGCGCTTGAAAACGCCTTCTTCCTCATCGGTCCACTCACGGAGGATGGGTTCCTCGCCGGGCTCGTGACCGGGAACCTCCGCTTCATCGGCGCGACCCTCCTCCACACGCTCTCCTCCGCAGCAATCGGCGGCGCGCTCGCGCTCTCATTCCACCGCCACCGGAGCGTCCGACACCACTACCTTCTCGTCGGGGTCCTCGCCGCGGTCATCTTGCATGCGCTCTTCAATCTCCTTATAATCACCTCAAACGGCTCCGCCCTCTTCTCCGTCTTCGCGTCAGTCTGGGCAGGTATGGTTGGGCTTATCATCCTGTTTGAGAAAATAAAACGGAGAGGATGA
- the rplF gene encoding 50S ribosomal protein L6 has translation MSRYGKQPITIPVGVDVTLGDGGEITVGGAHGTLARVFRSEIEIRKDDNALLLAPRAKTELAHALWGTYAAHLRNMIQGVREPFVKKLVIEGVGFRAEAAGETLTLQLGFSHPVKVAIPKGIAAKVEKGTITITGADKELVGEFAARVRALKKPEPYKGKGIRYEGEVVRRKQGKKSV, from the coding sequence ATGTCTCGTTACGGCAAACAACCTATCACGATTCCCGTGGGCGTTGACGTCACCCTCGGCGACGGCGGTGAAATTACTGTCGGCGGTGCGCACGGTACGCTCGCGCGTGTTTTTCGTTCGGAGATCGAGATTCGTAAAGATGACAATGCGCTCCTTCTCGCGCCGAGAGCGAAGACCGAGCTCGCCCACGCGCTCTGGGGCACCTACGCGGCGCACCTGCGCAACATGATCCAGGGCGTGCGCGAGCCGTTTGTGAAGAAGCTGGTGATAGAGGGCGTCGGCTTTCGGGCAGAGGCCGCAGGCGAGACGCTGACGCTCCAGCTCGGCTTTTCGCACCCGGTGAAAGTCGCGATACCGAAAGGGATTGCGGCAAAGGTGGAGAAGGGCACCATCACGATTACCGGCGCGGACAAGGAGCTCGTGGGGGAATTTGCAGCGCGGGTCCGGGCGCTCAAGAAGCCGGAGCCGTACAAGGGCAAGGGGATTCGCTATGAGGGTGAGGTCGTGCGTAGGAAGCAGGGGAAGAAATCGGTGTAA
- a CDS encoding uL15 family ribosomal protein, with product MQLHQLSRTHTHKHARRVGRGGKRGKTSGRGTKGQRSRAGHRMRPELRDILKKLPKRRGYGKNRARGVNSSRVRPLVLNVSALERTFAGGARVTPASLIAAGLISKRGGKMPLVKILSDGALTKALTVSGCSVSASARAKIEGAGGGINQK from the coding sequence ATGCAACTCCATCAATTATCGCGAACACATACTCATAAACACGCACGGCGCGTCGGCCGCGGCGGCAAGCGCGGCAAGACCTCGGGACGCGGCACGAAGGGGCAGCGCTCTCGCGCCGGGCACCGGATGCGCCCCGAGCTCCGCGACATCCTGAAGAAGCTCCCGAAGCGCCGCGGCTACGGCAAGAACCGCGCGCGCGGCGTGAACTCTTCGCGCGTGCGGCCGCTCGTTCTGAATGTCTCCGCGCTCGAGCGCACGTTTGCGGGAGGCGCGCGCGTTACTCCCGCCTCGCTCATCGCGGCAGGTCTCATTTCGAAGCGCGGCGGCAAAATGCCGCTTGTGAAGATCCTCAGCGACGGCGCGCTCACCAAGGCGCTCACGGTGAGCGGCTGCAGTGTCTCCGCTTCGGCGAGGGCGAAGATTGAGGGAGCGGGAGGGGGAATAAATCAAAAGTAA
- a CDS encoding valine--tRNA ligase: protein MIMPMADERLKKPYDHREWEAALYRRWEESGFFNPDKLPGGRDTAFTLIMPPTNANGNLHAGHALVMTIEDILVRYERMRGKRALWLPGNDHAGFETQVVYEKKLEKEGRSRFDMPPQKLYDEIMEFTQANRANINGQVRRLGASCDWSREKFTLDEDVVRTVYQTFKRLADDKLLYRGKRIVSWCPKHQTSFSDLEIKDEERTDAFYYLKYGPFTIGTARPETKFGDKYVVMHPDDERYRNYRDGETLELEWINGPVRATVIKDTAIDRDFGTGVMTITPWHDAVDFEIAERHGLDKEQVIDWGGKLLPIAGEFAGMHIKKARPLIVEKLKQKGLLDHVDESYKHTVRVCYKCDTPIEPQIKPQWFIRMQPLAARARTAIESGEVVFIPDYYKKIVLHWLENIIDWNISRQIVWGIPIPAMLCEHCEDGFVDLEGNIGVCPRCGGAVRKDPDTFDTWFSSGQWPFAALGYPDSSDFKTFFPTDVLETAGEIIFFWVSRMTMLSLYVTGQVPFRTVYLHGLVLDAHGKKMSKSKGNVIDPLTITEKYGTDALRMGLIVGNTPGTSLALAEDKIKGYKHFSNKLWNIARFVVENAEGTIQNTRYKIQDTDEGDNKLLGELDELSREVTDDMEHFRLHVAAEKLYHYVWHTFADKIIEEAKPRLRGEDAKDARVAALLLDSLLRRVLILLHPFMPFLTEAIWQIIPRREGEEKLLLVERWPK from the coding sequence ATGATAATGCCTATGGCAGACGAGCGGCTTAAAAAGCCATACGATCACCGCGAGTGGGAGGCGGCACTCTACCGGAGGTGGGAGGAGAGCGGTTTCTTTAACCCGGACAAACTCCCGGGCGGGCGCGATACGGCGTTTACGCTCATCATGCCGCCGACGAACGCGAACGGTAATCTCCATGCGGGCCATGCACTCGTCATGACGATCGAGGACATTCTCGTGCGCTACGAGCGTATGCGTGGCAAGCGCGCGCTCTGGCTCCCGGGCAATGACCACGCGGGATTTGAAACGCAGGTGGTGTACGAAAAAAAACTCGAAAAAGAAGGACGCTCCCGCTTCGATATGCCGCCGCAGAAACTCTATGATGAAATCATGGAGTTCACCCAAGCCAACCGCGCGAACATCAACGGCCAAGTACGCCGTCTCGGCGCCTCATGCGACTGGTCCCGCGAGAAATTCACCTTGGACGAGGATGTCGTGCGCACCGTCTACCAGACATTCAAAAGGCTCGCCGACGACAAGCTCCTCTACCGCGGCAAGCGGATCGTAAGCTGGTGCCCGAAGCACCAAACGTCCTTCTCCGACCTTGAAATCAAGGACGAAGAGCGCACCGATGCATTTTACTATCTCAAATACGGGCCGTTTACGATCGGCACCGCGCGGCCGGAAACGAAGTTCGGCGACAAATATGTGGTTATGCACCCGGATGATGAACGCTACCGGAATTACCGAGATGGCGAGACTCTGGAGCTCGAGTGGATCAATGGACCGGTCAGGGCGACTGTTATCAAGGACACTGCTATTGACCGAGATTTCGGCACTGGCGTCATGACCATCACTCCCTGGCACGACGCCGTCGACTTTGAGATCGCCGAGCGGCACGGGCTCGATAAGGAGCAAGTCATCGATTGGGGCGGAAAGCTGCTTCCCATCGCCGGAGAATTCGCTGGCATGCACATCAAAAAGGCGCGGCCGCTCATCGTTGAGAAACTAAAACAAAAAGGGCTGCTCGACCATGTCGACGAGAGCTATAAGCACACGGTGCGTGTCTGCTACAAATGCGACACGCCGATTGAGCCGCAGATAAAACCGCAGTGGTTCATACGCATGCAACCGCTCGCCGCGCGCGCGAGAACGGCGATCGAAAGCGGCGAAGTTGTCTTCATTCCCGACTACTATAAAAAGATAGTACTCCACTGGCTCGAGAACATCATTGATTGGAATATCTCACGGCAAATCGTCTGGGGCATCCCGATCCCCGCTATGCTCTGCGAGCACTGCGAGGATGGCTTCGTTGATCTCGAAGGAAACATCGGGGTGTGTCCACGCTGCGGCGGAGCAGTACGAAAAGACCCCGATACGTTCGACACCTGGTTCTCTTCAGGCCAGTGGCCGTTCGCGGCGCTCGGCTACCCGGACTCAAGCGATTTCAAAACCTTCTTCCCCACCGATGTGCTTGAAACTGCGGGAGAAATTATCTTTTTTTGGGTGTCGCGCATGACCATGCTCTCGCTCTATGTGACGGGCCAGGTCCCGTTTCGCACCGTTTATCTCCATGGGCTCGTCCTTGACGCGCATGGGAAAAAAATGAGCAAATCGAAAGGCAACGTCATTGATCCCCTCACCATCACCGAAAAATATGGTACCGACGCGCTCCGCATGGGACTCATTGTTGGTAACACTCCAGGCACTTCGCTCGCGCTTGCCGAGGATAAGATAAAGGGGTACAAGCATTTCTCAAACAAGCTCTGGAACATCGCGCGGTTTGTTGTTGAGAACGCCGAAGGAACGATACAAAATACAAGATACAAAATACAAGATACAGACGAGGGCGACAACAAACTCCTCGGCGAGCTTGACGAGCTCTCGCGCGAGGTTACCGACGACATGGAACACTTTCGACTTCACGTCGCCGCGGAGAAGCTCTACCACTACGTCTGGCACACGTTTGCTGATAAAATTATAGAGGAGGCGAAGCCGCGCCTGAGGGGAGAGGACGCGAAGGATGCGCGTGTGGCGGCGCTACTCCTCGACTCCCTCCTGCGCCGAGTCCTCATCCTCCTCCACCCATTCATGCCCTTTCTCACCGAGGCGATTTGGCAGATCATACCGAGGCGCGAAGGCGAGGAGAAATTGCTGCTCGTAGAACGATGGCCGAAGTAA
- the rplE gene encoding 50S ribosomal protein L5 gives MVTEKLQSAFGALKDRFGYTNIWQAPRLVKIVVSVGAGRVSKDEKRLALIADRLAKITGQKAAPRAAKKAIASFKSRQGDIVGYQVTLRGRRARDFLTRLISIALPRTRDFRGVARSSVDEMGNCTVGISEHIIFPESADEESRDIFGFAATIVTTAHTRDEALAFLEHLGMPFTK, from the coding sequence ATGGTTACCGAAAAATTACAAAGCGCTTTCGGCGCTCTCAAAGACCGTTTTGGCTATACCAACATATGGCAGGCTCCTCGCCTTGTGAAGATTGTCGTCTCGGTCGGCGCGGGCCGCGTGAGCAAAGACGAGAAGCGGCTCGCGCTGATTGCAGACCGGCTCGCGAAGATCACGGGGCAGAAGGCGGCACCCCGCGCCGCAAAGAAAGCGATCGCTTCGTTCAAGTCGCGGCAGGGGGACATCGTGGGTTACCAGGTGACGCTCCGCGGTCGACGGGCGCGCGATTTCCTCACGCGGCTTATCTCGATTGCCCTGCCGCGCACGCGTGACTTCCGCGGTGTTGCGCGCAGTTCTGTTGACGAGATGGGCAACTGCACCGTCGGCATTTCGGAGCACATTATCTTCCCCGAGAGCGCGGACGAGGAGTCGCGCGACATCTTCGGCTTTGCGGCGACGATTGTTACCACAGCCCATACGCGAGACGAGGCGCTCGCTTTCCTTGAGCACCTCGGCATGCCGTTTACAAAGTGA
- the rplX gene encoding 50S ribosomal protein L24: protein MKLHRGDNVIIISGKDRGRTGTVTRALPASEQVIIDGLNMRKRHRRPRRANEKGQIVDLAHPIHISNVMLVDPKTGKPTRVGYRMEGGKKIRFAKKSGAALI, encoded by the coding sequence ATGAAACTGCATCGTGGTGACAATGTCATAATTATTTCCGGCAAAGACCGTGGTCGCACCGGCACGGTAACGCGCGCGCTTCCTGCGAGCGAGCAGGTGATTATTGACGGCCTCAATATGCGGAAGCGTCACCGCCGTCCGCGTCGCGCGAATGAGAAAGGGCAGATTGTCGATCTTGCGCACCCGATTCATATCTCGAACGTGATGCTTGTTGACCCGAAGACAGGGAAGCCTACGCGGGTGGGGTACAGGATGGAGGGAGGAAAGAAAATAAGGTTCGCCAAAAAAAGTGGAGCCGCACTCATCTGA
- the rpsQ gene encoding 30S ribosomal protein S17 → MVTSNIKSHVRGGRVLRGTVVSDKMRDTVAVVVTRYVKHPRVGKYVRCRKKYLAHDAGNTHHTGDTVTIRETRPLSKRKSFIVAP, encoded by the coding sequence ATGGTAACTTCTAATATAAAGTCCCATGTTAGAGGCGGCAGGGTGCTACGCGGTACCGTTGTCTCCGACAAAATGCGCGACACCGTCGCGGTTGTGGTGACGCGCTACGTGAAGCACCCGCGCGTCGGCAAGTATGTGCGCTGTCGGAAAAAGTATCTCGCGCATGATGCAGGCAACACGCATCACACGGGAGATACTGTCACCATACGGGAGACCAGGCCCCTGTCTAAACGAAAATCTTTTATCGTTGCCCCGTAG
- the rplP gene encoding 50S ribosomal protein L16 — protein sequence MLFPKKVKHRKWQKHRRNLSKVGVASRGTTVAFGSWGLRATSYGRIRSTQIEAARRVLSRGVAKSGRVWIRIFPDRPYTAKPPEVGMGKGKGDPQGFEVEVLPGRILFEIDGLAREAALDTLRKAASKMPVKTRAVSA from the coding sequence ATGTTGTTTCCCAAAAAAGTAAAACATCGTAAGTGGCAGAAACACCGGCGTAATCTCTCGAAGGTTGGCGTCGCCTCGCGTGGCACGACGGTCGCATTCGGGTCGTGGGGCTTGCGCGCGACGAGTTACGGCAGGATCCGTTCGACGCAAATCGAGGCGGCGCGTCGCGTGCTCTCGCGGGGCGTTGCGAAGTCCGGCCGGGTGTGGATCCGGATATTTCCGGACCGTCCGTATACTGCGAAGCCCCCGGAAGTAGGCATGGGCAAGGGAAAGGGCGACCCGCAGGGCTTTGAAGTCGAGGTGCTGCCCGGACGGATACTCTTTGAGATAGATGGCCTTGCGCGCGAGGCGGCGCTTGATACGCTTCGTAAGGCCGCGAGCAAGATGCCAGTGAAGACACGGGCAGTGAGTGCGTAG
- the rplR gene encoding 50S ribosomal protein L18: MRPTKQTQRIRRHKRIRAKVRGTSVRPRLAVYKSNRYLHVQLVDDRTAKTIVGIMSRGIGSGSKVERSRVAGEQLAKAARAKGIERVVFDRGGFSFRGRIAACAEGARSGGLVF; the protein is encoded by the coding sequence ATGCGCCCAACAAAACAGACACAACGTATTCGTCGCCACAAACGCATCCGCGCGAAGGTACGCGGTACCTCCGTGCGTCCCCGTCTCGCCGTGTATAAGTCCAATCGCTATCTTCACGTGCAGCTTGTTGATGACCGTACGGCGAAAACGATCGTTGGCATCATGAGTCGCGGTATCGGCTCGGGGAGCAAGGTCGAGCGCTCCCGGGTGGCAGGTGAGCAGCTTGCAAAAGCCGCGCGCGCAAAAGGCATCGAGCGCGTGGTGTTTGACCGTGGTGGCTTTAGCTTCAGAGGGAGGATTGCGGCATGCGCAGAAGGGGCGAGATCAGGAGGACTTGTATTTTAG
- the rplN gene encoding 50S ribosomal protein L14: MIQPQTIVTIADNSGGKIGRIFKVPGGSRRRYARLGDVVILSVQVAEPRKTVKKKDICHAVVVRQRQPFRRKDGSYVRFDDNAVVLIEKGKLEPRANRIFGPMPRELAERGYQKIISLAPEVV, encoded by the coding sequence ATGATCCAGCCCCAAACCATCGTCACTATAGCGGACAATTCCGGCGGCAAGATCGGACGCATCTTCAAGGTGCCCGGCGGATCGCGCCGCAGGTACGCGCGTCTCGGGGACGTGGTCATTCTCTCGGTGCAGGTCGCGGAGCCGCGAAAGACTGTGAAGAAGAAAGACATCTGCCACGCGGTCGTCGTGCGGCAGCGGCAGCCCTTTCGCCGGAAGGATGGTTCGTACGTGCGTTTTGATGACAACGCCGTGGTGCTCATTGAGAAGGGCAAGCTCGAGCCGCGCGCGAATCGCATCTTCGGCCCGATGCCGCGGGAGCTTGCGGAGAGGGGATACCAGAAAATAATATCTCTTGCCCCCGAGGTGGTATAG
- the rpsS gene encoding 30S ribosomal protein S19 yields the protein MSRSLKKGPYVDAKLLKKISGKKPEDFKQPVRTWARRSQISPEMVGFTFGVHNGREHIPVFVSEEMVGQRLGEFSLTRKFVRHGGKMQKEIETKKKEAELAAAKAAKEPAGVKK from the coding sequence ATGTCACGGTCGCTGAAGAAAGGTCCCTATGTGGACGCGAAGCTCCTGAAGAAAATCTCCGGCAAGAAGCCGGAGGACTTCAAGCAGCCCGTCCGCACCTGGGCGCGCCGGAGCCAAATCAGCCCCGAGATGGTCGGGTTCACGTTTGGCGTGCATAATGGACGAGAGCATATACCAGTATTCGTGAGCGAGGAGATGGTGGGGCAGCGGCTCGGCGAATTTTCGTTGACGCGCAAGTTCGTGCGACACGGCGGCAAGATGCAGAAGGAGATCGAGACCAAAAAGAAAGAAGCCGAGCTCGCCGCGGCAAAAGCGGCGAAAGAGCCGGCGGGAGTGAAGAAGTAG
- the rpmC gene encoding 50S ribosomal protein L29, producing MKKATYKDISDVDLAKALREKRETLRAFRFASSGAKVKNVHEGRNVRRDVARILTELERRSTSGVRGAA from the coding sequence ATGAAAAAAGCGACGTATAAAGATATATCCGATGTCGATCTCGCCAAGGCTCTTCGCGAGAAACGCGAGACGCTTCGCGCATTTCGTTTTGCCTCCTCGGGTGCCAAGGTGAAGAATGTGCACGAGGGACGGAATGTGAGGAGAGATGTGGCGAGGATATTGACGGAGTTGGAGCGCCGTTCCACTAGTGGGGTGCGTGGGGCAGCGTAA
- a CDS encoding type Z 30S ribosomal protein S14, with protein MAKTSVIARALKPPKFRSRVVRRCFRCGRKRGYMSDFDLCRICFRELANEGMIPGIRKSSW; from the coding sequence ATGGCGAAGACATCGGTCATTGCACGGGCTTTGAAGCCCCCCAAATTCCGCTCGCGGGTCGTGCGGCGGTGTTTTCGGTGTGGCAGGAAGCGCGGCTATATGAGTGACTTCGATCTCTGCCGCATCTGCTTCCGTGAGCTCGCGAATGAAGGGATGATACCGGGCATTAGAAAGTCGAGCTGGTGA